In the genome of Taurinivorans muris, one region contains:
- a CDS encoding transglycosylase SLT domain-containing protein, which translates to MNNFKNKNNILNAIVIPSANSMTHIENRCKKAVRTVITHTKFKHFVLLLLLPVFLFPITGFIQKNPEQSYFGVLNTNLLQFLPLKNETGKRDSLPTSGIIAINNKIDAIYQNTAPLQKAEHVEKQSSPSKNMPGKIYRNITASSQERPNFIENISRTEIISLMPHLAKDKYRSDTRKSYSKRKKAITPYVNRYADKFGLDRNLIMSIIEVESNFIPQALSKQNAHGLMQVVPNTAAAEVNRFFKHKQEITDMELMHPENNIYYGTAYLYLIKKYHLNGITDHDSLNSLLIASYNAGSSAVLRHFGETKEKAIRAINAMSPQEVYNSLIQNYRSGETREYLKRVTESLS; encoded by the coding sequence ATGAACAATTTTAAGAATAAAAACAACATATTGAACGCAATAGTAATTCCTAGTGCCAATTCTATGACACATATTGAAAACAGATGTAAAAAAGCTGTGCGCACAGTAATCACACATACGAAATTCAAACATTTTGTTTTACTTTTGCTTTTGCCTGTTTTTCTTTTTCCGATCACCGGTTTTATTCAGAAAAATCCCGAACAATCATATTTCGGCGTATTAAATACCAATCTGCTCCAATTTTTGCCCCTTAAAAATGAGACTGGCAAGCGCGATTCGCTGCCGACCAGCGGAATTATCGCCATAAATAACAAAATCGACGCAATATACCAAAATACGGCTCCGCTGCAGAAAGCGGAACATGTGGAAAAACAATCTTCGCCAAGCAAAAATATGCCCGGCAAAATATATCGCAATATCACAGCTTCTTCACAGGAACGTCCGAATTTCATTGAAAACATCAGCCGAACTGAAATCATTTCCCTCATGCCCCATTTGGCTAAGGACAAATACCGTTCTGACACGCGAAAATCATACAGCAAACGTAAAAAGGCGATAACCCCTTATGTCAACCGTTATGCGGACAAATTCGGTTTGGACAGAAACCTCATCATGAGCATTATCGAAGTTGAAAGCAATTTCATTCCGCAGGCTCTCAGCAAGCAAAACGCACACGGCCTCATGCAGGTAGTGCCAAACACGGCGGCGGCGGAAGTGAACCGTTTTTTCAAACACAAACAAGAAATTACAGACATGGAATTGATGCACCCTGAAAACAATATTTACTATGGAACAGCATACCTGTATCTGATTAAAAAATATCACCTGAACGGAATAACAGACCATGACAGCCTGAATTCCCTGCTGATCGCCTCCTATAACGCAGGCTCCTCCGCGGTTCTCCGCCATTTCGGCGAAACAAAAGAAAAAGCCATCCGGGCTATCAATGCCATGAGTCCGCAGGAAGTTTACAACAGCCTTATCCAAAATTACCGTTCAGGCGAAACAAGGGAATATTTAAAACGGGTTACAGAAAGTTTAAGCTAA
- a CDS encoding OmpH family outer membrane protein: MKKLLILICSFTLGISFLNAAAFAQSLAVVDTNKIFEQSKHGQSINSYFEKLQSEGIKQLEQLEDKRKKADEQKDEKLIQNLESEIQATAYELQNKIQNQQTVLFTVISDKLMNVIDTYRKDNNIDVILHATETASYNPDIDVTEKIIQEFNKIEFDIQKELKQ, from the coding sequence ATGAAAAAACTTCTTATACTTATCTGCTCTTTCACTCTCGGCATTTCATTTTTGAACGCAGCAGCTTTCGCCCAATCTTTGGCGGTTGTCGATACGAATAAAATTTTTGAACAAAGCAAACACGGTCAAAGCATTAACAGCTATTTTGAAAAATTGCAGAGTGAAGGCATTAAACAATTGGAACAGCTTGAAGACAAGCGCAAAAAAGCCGATGAACAGAAAGATGAAAAACTCATTCAAAATCTGGAATCGGAAATTCAGGCAACAGCCTACGAACTGCAAAACAAAATCCAAAATCAGCAAACAGTCCTGTTTACGGTTATTTCGGACAAGCTTATGAACGTCATTGATACTTACAGAAAAGATAACAATATCGATGTGATTTTGCATGCAACGGAAACAGCAAGCTACAATCCGGATATTGATGTTACGGAAAAAATCATACAGGAATTTAATAAAATCGAATTTGATATTCAAAAAGAATTGAAACAATAG
- a CDS encoding M16 family metallopeptidase produces MKKIILTLLFSFLFHFQPAQANEYPHISQLQNGLTVLIKEDHRFPIVSTRLYVRSGSSNEKQDKLGIAHLLEHMLFKGTKTHPKGIDFIVENEGGDLNAYTSYDRTVYYNDMPSQKWRLSLEAIQGLAFEPILRRQQLNEEREVVIAELRQRGDMPETKLLHLSTSSTLHGTPYANPVIGTVETLKSITTQDIQEYIKANYNPNNMLLVVAGDIDRNDVLKEASKRFGQYKNSGIIQKKRPLSLEEVQALARGTQVNMEKGSWNKSYVNISFPVSHEASPDSSALLILCMLLSFDDNALLQQEFIYKEKIADTIAAYPMFFETVGQFNIYAELDEKNIPQFIEKISKFFAKLNADTFSDTEYEQIKTMLENLHWKKAETIQSLATTYGDNYFNNPTDPLAENALQQIYLTNKESVDTVIQRYLRPTALNLSLILPDTAKINKEELVKTIEKNWQAPKTNAEQSKQTENKTEVIETKNKTVILMQDNHIPFMSVDVSYLGGESLLPFVGAKNKEALPALTARLLTMGTSKKDYKELTRYLSERDLYLSASSGTLSFQISAGGHKRHAKEIIGLLAETVKKPAFSKKDLKHIQIEQIAAIRKNEDSVVTSMMTKLPGFLYPNHVYGNNKIGTEAGVSAVTVKDIKKYWAVQKEQRVVISVAGDFDKEEVLAALAELPAPNPREIQISNPKWTDEKSFETVVEGRNQDLTLLIFPAVALDHPDAPALEILNSALQGFNGILYQELREKRNLGYSAFPLLLQSEHTGFIAYGIIAAPEHKQSIEEQFKAITKTLRTQGIDKTTFNRAKASVQMNFINNQQKVQSRASSAANAVLFERSPNYSQEHLQKLLNVSLDDINACIKKYLVLDKAYTAHSGSK; encoded by the coding sequence ATGAAAAAAATCATTCTTACCCTTTTATTTTCTTTTTTATTCCATTTTCAACCAGCGCAAGCGAACGAATATCCTCATATCAGCCAATTACAAAACGGGCTGACCGTGCTCATTAAAGAAGATCACAGATTTCCCATTGTTTCCACCCGCCTTTATGTGCGAAGCGGTTCAAGCAATGAGAAACAAGATAAATTAGGAATTGCTCATCTACTTGAGCACATGCTCTTTAAAGGCACCAAAACGCACCCGAAAGGCATTGATTTCATTGTTGAAAATGAAGGAGGCGATTTAAACGCCTACACTTCTTACGACAGAACGGTCTATTATAACGATATGCCTTCCCAAAAATGGCGATTAAGCCTTGAAGCGATACAAGGACTCGCCTTTGAACCAATCCTGCGCAGGCAGCAGCTGAATGAGGAACGGGAAGTCGTTATTGCGGAACTGCGCCAGCGCGGCGATATGCCGGAAACCAAGCTCCTGCACCTTTCAACGTCTTCAACGCTCCACGGCACGCCTTACGCCAATCCCGTCATCGGAACGGTGGAAACGCTCAAATCCATTACGACTCAAGATATTCAGGAATATATAAAAGCAAACTACAATCCGAACAATATGCTCCTTGTTGTCGCCGGCGACATCGACAGGAACGATGTGCTCAAAGAAGCGAGCAAACGCTTCGGGCAATACAAAAATAGCGGAATCATACAAAAAAAACGTCCTTTATCCCTTGAAGAAGTCCAAGCTTTGGCACGAGGAACACAAGTCAATATGGAAAAAGGCTCATGGAACAAAAGCTATGTGAATATCAGTTTTCCCGTTTCCCATGAAGCAAGCCCCGACAGCTCCGCCCTCCTGATCTTGTGCATGCTTTTAAGTTTTGATGACAACGCCCTCTTACAGCAGGAATTTATCTATAAGGAAAAAATTGCGGATACCATTGCCGCCTATCCCATGTTTTTTGAAACAGTGGGACAATTTAACATTTATGCCGAACTTGACGAAAAAAACATTCCGCAGTTCATTGAAAAAATCAGCAAATTTTTTGCGAAACTGAATGCGGACACATTCAGCGATACGGAATATGAACAAATAAAGACCATGCTTGAAAATCTGCATTGGAAAAAAGCGGAAACCATTCAAAGCCTTGCCACAACATACGGGGATAATTATTTCAACAATCCAACGGACCCTTTGGCGGAAAATGCGTTGCAGCAAATTTATTTGACCAACAAAGAAAGCGTTGACACGGTCATTCAGCGTTATCTGCGACCGACAGCCCTCAATCTTTCTTTGATTCTTCCCGACACAGCCAAAATCAATAAGGAAGAACTCGTCAAAACAATAGAAAAAAACTGGCAAGCCCCAAAAACAAATGCAGAACAATCCAAACAAACGGAAAATAAAACGGAAGTCATAGAAACGAAAAACAAAACCGTCATCCTCATGCAGGATAACCATATTCCTTTTATGAGCGTTGATGTGAGCTACCTTGGCGGAGAAAGCCTTTTGCCTTTTGTCGGCGCAAAAAACAAAGAGGCGCTGCCAGCGCTCACTGCCCGGTTATTGACCATGGGCACGAGTAAAAAAGATTATAAGGAACTCACCCGCTATCTTTCTGAAAGAGATTTGTATTTGTCAGCCTCTTCCGGCACGCTGTCGTTCCAAATTTCAGCAGGCGGGCATAAACGCCATGCCAAAGAAATTATCGGTCTTTTGGCTGAAACCGTCAAAAAACCCGCATTCAGCAAAAAAGACCTCAAACACATACAAATCGAGCAAATCGCCGCTATCCGCAAAAATGAAGATTCCGTTGTCACAAGCATGATGACAAAATTGCCCGGTTTCCTTTATCCGAACCATGTCTACGGAAACAATAAAATTGGAACAGAAGCAGGCGTCAGCGCCGTAACGGTGAAAGACATCAAAAAATATTGGGCTGTCCAAAAAGAACAGCGTGTTGTAATCAGTGTGGCCGGCGACTTCGACAAGGAAGAAGTCCTTGCCGCCCTTGCGGAATTGCCCGCTCCAAACCCCAGGGAAATTCAAATTTCCAATCCAAAATGGACGGATGAAAAGTCTTTTGAAACCGTTGTGGAAGGAAGAAACCAAGATTTAACCCTGCTTATTTTCCCTGCGGTCGCTCTCGATCATCCGGATGCACCTGCCCTTGAAATATTAAATTCCGCCCTGCAAGGTTTTAACGGCATTTTATACCAAGAATTGCGCGAAAAAAGGAATTTGGGGTATTCCGCATTTCCTCTCCTGCTGCAAAGCGAGCACACCGGCTTTATCGCCTATGGGATCATTGCGGCTCCGGAACACAAACAAAGCATAGAGGAACAATTTAAAGCCATTACAAAAACACTGCGCACACAGGGAATTGATAAAACAACCTTCAACCGGGCAAAAGCAAGCGTGCAAATGAACTTCATCAATAATCAGCAAAAAGTGCAGTCAAGAGCTTCTTCTGCGGCAAATGCGGTGCTTTTTGAACGCTCCCCAAATTACAGCCAAGAACATTTGCAAAAATTATTGAACGTCAGCCTCGACGATATTAACGCCTGCATAAAAAAATACCTTGTCTTAGACAAGGCGTATACTGCTCATTCCGGTTCAAAGTAA
- a CDS encoding cobyrinate a,c-diamide synthase, with protein MQKILISGLSGGSGKTIVSLGLSRFFTNNGYTVCPFKKGPDYIDAAWLMQASRKPCYCLDSFFLDDEALARHFYATCQNAPQKSIALIEGNRGLYDGKDYLGSCSTAYLAHTLDCPVLLTVNCAKITRTTAALVLGIRNFDPELRLAGVILNNIASARHQTIIRQSIEEYTDIPVLGAIPRLKDNPIPERHLGLSLNKNDDKQSMLDSLAELIADNTDTQKILAATGDMPRLPDPPLEITRKMQSSPLNIAYLYDDAFWFYYQENFDELKKLGANLVPLSLLSEQSFAEQLQARKLTAKDIDGLYIGGGYPELYAKEISRSPKLPQIKEWIEQNMPVYAECGGFMLLAKQLHFPEEKKYESYPMIGVFDIETKFFDKPQGLGYAEIKTIRENPYHPLGSIWKGHEFHFSTAVNAKPDQEFLFELKKGRGMTQKEMQNNNLAFDGLIYKNCFASYTHIFAPAVPHFSKNFIETARQYRKNQKENA; from the coding sequence ATGCAAAAAATACTTATTTCAGGTCTTAGCGGCGGAAGCGGAAAAACCATTGTCAGCCTTGGTTTGTCAAGATTTTTCACCAATAACGGCTACACAGTCTGCCCCTTCAAAAAAGGCCCCGACTATATTGACGCGGCATGGCTTATGCAGGCTTCCCGCAAACCATGCTATTGCCTTGACTCTTTCTTTTTAGATGATGAGGCATTGGCACGGCATTTTTATGCGACATGTCAGAATGCTCCCCAAAAAAGCATAGCCCTCATCGAAGGAAACCGCGGTCTTTACGACGGCAAAGACTATTTGGGCTCTTGCTCCACGGCATATCTTGCCCATACCCTCGACTGCCCCGTGCTTTTAACCGTAAATTGCGCAAAAATCACCCGCACAACGGCGGCGCTCGTCTTAGGCATACGAAATTTCGACCCTGAGCTCAGGCTTGCCGGCGTCATTCTGAACAATATCGCCTCTGCGCGGCACCAAACAATCATCCGGCAATCCATTGAGGAATATACGGATATTCCTGTGCTCGGCGCTATTCCCCGCCTAAAGGACAACCCTATTCCTGAGCGGCATTTAGGCTTGAGCCTCAATAAAAACGACGATAAGCAAAGCATGCTCGATTCCTTGGCTGAACTTATCGCCGACAATACGGACACACAAAAAATTCTGGCAGCCACAGGCGATATGCCCCGACTTCCCGATCCGCCCCTTGAAATAACACGAAAAATGCAGTCTAGCCCTCTTAATATCGCGTATCTGTACGATGACGCTTTTTGGTTTTATTACCAAGAAAATTTTGACGAGCTCAAAAAATTGGGAGCGAACCTCGTCCCGCTTTCCCTATTGTCGGAACAAAGCTTTGCGGAACAGCTGCAAGCCCGCAAGCTCACCGCAAAGGATATTGACGGACTGTACATCGGAGGAGGCTACCCCGAATTGTATGCCAAAGAAATCAGCCGCTCTCCGAAACTTCCGCAAATAAAGGAATGGATTGAACAGAATATGCCCGTATATGCCGAATGCGGAGGCTTTATGCTTCTTGCCAAACAGCTTCATTTTCCTGAAGAAAAAAAATACGAAAGCTATCCCATGATCGGCGTTTTCGATATTGAAACAAAATTTTTCGATAAGCCGCAAGGGCTCGGATATGCGGAAATAAAAACAATTCGGGAAAACCCCTATCACCCGCTGGGAAGCATTTGGAAAGGGCATGAATTTCATTTTTCAACAGCGGTAAACGCCAAACCGGACCAAGAATTTCTCTTTGAACTGAAAAAAGGACGCGGCATGACGCAGAAGGAAATGCAAAACAATAATCTTGCGTTTGACGGACTTATCTATAAAAACTGTTTTGCATCCTATACCCACATTTTTGCTCCCGCTGTTCCGCATTTTTCCAAAAACTTTATCGAAACAGCCCGTCAATACCGCAAAAATCAAAAGGAAAACGCATGA
- a CDS encoding AtpZ/AtpI family protein, with translation MNTKKNENGNPLFGMLGTASTMGLHMVSGPLVGGGLGYLCDTYLFDSYPIGLSIGVVLGIFAGFRNVYIDAKYLQKKQEELDNNGE, from the coding sequence ATGAATACAAAAAAAAATGAAAACGGCAACCCTCTTTTCGGCATGCTCGGAACAGCCTCGACCATGGGTCTGCACATGGTGTCAGGTCCGCTCGTGGGAGGAGGGCTTGGCTATCTGTGCGACACGTATCTGTTCGATTCCTATCCGATCGGATTGAGCATAGGAGTTGTTCTGGGGATTTTCGCAGGGTTCAGAAATGTTTATATTGATGCGAAATACCTCCAAAAAAAGCAAGAAGAACTTGATAACAACGGAGAATAA
- a CDS encoding ATP synthase subunit I: MKIFSSAQNYIKKNITSPAIQRIIFFDMLLLGLLFLAALCTIAKSTFFLWIFLGGILSFWNFFFMAIFMQKYFNSKLLGTSTDKLLPFGQILTSNLRLFLTGFLLYIFLKHWNADPVALCIGLSVPMSTIPILLICNNKI, from the coding sequence ATGAAAATATTTTCATCCGCTCAAAACTATATAAAAAAAAATATCACAAGTCCCGCCATTCAAAGAATTATTTTTTTCGACATGCTCCTGTTAGGACTGCTTTTTCTTGCCGCCCTATGCACAATTGCAAAAAGCACATTTTTTCTCTGGATTTTTTTAGGAGGAATTTTATCTTTTTGGAATTTTTTTTTCATGGCAATTTTTATGCAAAAATATTTTAATTCCAAACTGTTAGGAACAAGCACAGACAAACTTTTACCCTTCGGGCAGATTTTAACCTCAAATTTAAGGCTTTTCTTAACCGGATTTTTATTATATATATTTTTAAAGCATTGGAATGCCGACCCTGTCGCTTTATGCATAGGACTTTCCGTTCCAATGTCGACGATACCTATCTTATTGATATGCAATAACAAAATTTGA
- the atpB gene encoding F0F1 ATP synthase subunit A, whose amino-acid sequence MAAQGLAHPLLLSSVMNMDTMNIGGTEVQTTYVFFTWCGMIFLLLLGLFVKSRISLIPGKTQSLFEAIIGGLENFIVDSLGEKGRRYVPLLIGIFLYIFSMNMLGLVPGFDAPTANLNTTVSVALFVFIYYNYLGIKTWGFHYIGHFTGPSKALMPLMFPIEIISHLARPLSMSLRLFGNIFGEEMTLLIFFSFGASIYIGALLGTVPLYFLFLLGKTLQAFILFVLSLIYIKGAIEHAH is encoded by the coding sequence ATGGCAGCTCAAGGTTTAGCACATCCGCTTCTGTTATCTTCCGTTATGAACATGGATACGATGAACATCGGCGGAACTGAAGTCCAAACCACCTATGTGTTTTTCACATGGTGCGGAATGATTTTCCTTCTTTTGCTCGGTTTATTTGTTAAATCAAGGATTTCCCTCATTCCGGGAAAGACCCAATCGCTTTTTGAAGCCATCATCGGAGGACTGGAAAATTTCATCGTGGACTCCCTTGGCGAAAAAGGACGTCGTTATGTTCCTCTTTTAATTGGAATTTTTCTTTATATTTTCAGCATGAACATGCTCGGGCTTGTTCCCGGTTTCGACGCTCCGACGGCAAACCTCAATACGACGGTTTCCGTGGCGTTATTTGTTTTCATTTATTACAACTACCTCGGCATCAAAACATGGGGCTTCCATTATATCGGACATTTCACAGGTCCCAGCAAAGCCCTTATGCCCCTGATGTTTCCTATTGAAATTATTTCCCATTTGGCACGCCCTCTTTCCATGTCCCTGCGTCTGTTCGGCAATATCTTCGGCGAAGAAATGACGCTGCTTATTTTCTTCAGCTTCGGCGCAAGCATTTATATCGGCGCCCTGCTTGGCACTGTGCCTTTATATTTCCTTTTCCTTTTGGGAAAAACCTTGCAGGCATTCATTTTATTCGTTCTTTCTTTGATTTATATCAAGGGTGCGATTGAACACGCCCATTAA
- the atpE gene encoding ATP synthase F0 subunit C, with the protein MRKTLLTALNTLMMLSFATVAFAAEGDAFSTGFGLIAIGTALGIGLAAAGCSIGQGLAVKSACEGIARNPEASGKISQSLILGLAFIESLCIYALLIDLILLFVKM; encoded by the coding sequence ATGCGTAAAACACTTCTTACCGCACTTAACACTCTTATGATGCTCTCTTTCGCAACTGTCGCTTTTGCAGCTGAAGGAGATGCTTTCTCCACCGGTTTCGGTCTTATCGCCATAGGCACAGCTCTCGGCATCGGGCTTGCAGCAGCAGGCTGCAGTATCGGTCAAGGTCTTGCAGTGAAATCTGCTTGTGAAGGTATTGCCCGCAATCCTGAAGCAAGCGGCAAAATCTCTCAATCCCTTATCTTAGGTCTTGCATTTATCGAATCTCTTTGTATTTATGCTCTTTTGATAGACCTTATCTTACTCTTCGTAAAAATGTAA
- a CDS encoding redox-sensing transcriptional repressor Rex: MQKYDHIPRATIQRLATYMQVLETMKKDNIKITSSEPLATACDVNASQVRKDLAYFGEFGVRGVGYYVDYLLDAIKDCLHANREWRTALIGVGNLGRALLNHQEFNRRGIRIVGAFDCDPFKIGEVAYGLEIFCSKRLQEKVPELGIELGIITTPPERAQRAADQLIEAGVKGILNFSSARIVTPNHVYIEYVDFFHQIYSLTFNISTKN, from the coding sequence ATGCAAAAATACGATCATATTCCCAGAGCGACTATCCAAAGACTTGCAACCTATATGCAGGTTTTGGAAACAATGAAAAAAGACAATATCAAAATTACTTCCTCCGAACCGCTTGCAACAGCTTGTGATGTCAATGCTTCCCAAGTCCGTAAGGATTTAGCGTATTTTGGTGAGTTTGGAGTGCGTGGGGTGGGCTATTATGTTGATTATCTTTTGGATGCGATTAAAGACTGCCTTCATGCCAACAGAGAATGGCGCACAGCCCTTATCGGCGTTGGAAACTTAGGTCGTGCTTTATTGAACCACCAAGAATTTAACCGCCGCGGCATCAGAATTGTCGGAGCTTTTGACTGCGACCCTTTTAAAATCGGCGAAGTCGCTTACGGATTGGAAATTTTTTGCTCCAAGCGCTTGCAGGAAAAAGTCCCCGAACTGGGTATCGAGCTTGGGATTATCACAACTCCGCCGGAACGCGCTCAAAGAGCCGCCGACCAGCTCATTGAAGCGGGAGTGAAAGGTATTTTGAATTTCAGCTCGGCGCGCATTGTGACTCCGAACCACGTATATATTGAATATGTGGACTTTTTCCATCAAATTTATTCATTGACGTTCAATATTTCAACCAAAAACTAA